From the Acidimicrobiales bacterium genome, the window TCGCCGCACGCAACGGCAGCTGGAGGCACAGCTCCAGCGTACGCCGAGCCAAGCAGAGCTTGCTCGAGCGGTTGGTCTGCCCACCGATCGTGTCGTGGAGCTTCTCGGCTACGAAGTCGAGCCCGCCTCGCTGTCTCAGCCGATTGAAGGCACGAATCGGGTCTTGTCCGACGCCGTGGCCGACCCAGCCAGCGGAGCAGCGTTCGAGGAGGCTCTCGACTCGACGTTCAGAGCGCAGGTCGGCCAGATGCTCGGCATTCTCACCGCTCGTGAGCAGACGGTCGTCCGATTGCGCTTCGGGATGAGTGGCAATCGACCACATACGAGGGAAGAGATCGGTCGTCACCTCGGCCTAACCCGGGAGAGGGCCCGGCAGATCGAGGTCGAGGCCATTTGCAAGCTCCGCCATCCCGCCGTCGGAGCGGACCGCTGGAGAGAGCTGATCGCCAGGTGACTGCTGCGCGGCAACCTTGGGACGTGTCACAACGGTCGGCCAGAAGCCAGGATGATGCTTGCACCTGGCCCATTGTCGAGCTAGGTAGGAAGTAGCTCGCAGGATGGAGGTAACAAAAGTGGCGCTGCCAACACGTCGTCGGGACACCGGGACCTGGGATCCGTTCGCTGAGATCACCGACATGACCCATCGCCTGCAGGAGCAAATGGAGGCTTGGCGTGGCCATTCGACGATGCCGGGAGTTGGGTTCACGCCATTAGCTGACATCGAGGAGACCGACGATGCTTACAGCATCGAGGTCGAGCTGCCCGGCGTGAGGAAGTCAGATGTCTCCATCGAGCTCGTTGGCCAACGGGTGATCATCTCCGGGGAGCGACAAGAGAAGGAGCGAAAGGGCGTCATTCGCCGTCGAGCGCGGCGTGTCGGTCGGTTCCGCTACGAGGTGGCGTTGCCCTCGGAGTTCGACGATTCTCGAGTTGAGGCGACGCTCAAAGACGGCGTCCTGATTCTACGCTTGCCGAAGCCGGCCAGCGAGAAGCCTCGGCAAGTCACTGTCAGCTAGGTTGACAACCTCAGCGGTGGCCTTCATCGGGAGGACGCGCGTGCCTTTGATGGGTGTAACCAGGTTCGAGCGCTTCTTTCGAGTCGCGGTCAGTCTGGACGTTCACAAGAACGATCTCAAGCGCTACAGCGACTTTGTCAACGAGCAGATCTATGACTTGCTCCTTCGTGGCGACGCGACCGCCAAAGCGAACGGCCGCGACATCATCGAGCCGTACGACCT encodes:
- a CDS encoding Hsp20/alpha crystallin family protein, yielding MEVTKVALPTRRRDTGTWDPFAEITDMTHRLQEQMEAWRGHSTMPGVGFTPLADIEETDDAYSIEVELPGVRKSDVSIELVGQRVIISGERQEKERKGVIRRRARRVGRFRYEVALPSEFDDSRVEATLKDGVLILRLPKPASEKPRQVTVS